Proteins encoded by one window of Vigna radiata var. radiata cultivar VC1973A chromosome 5, Vradiata_ver6, whole genome shotgun sequence:
- the LOC106759670 gene encoding persulfide dioxygenase ETHE1 homolog, mitochondrial encodes MLPNMLRFCFTTLCASKASPFPLSVSVSKPILKPRSQMASFSSSSSSKLLFRQLFEKESSTYTYLLADASHPERPALLIDPVDRTVDRDVLLIEQLGLKLVYALNTHVHADHVTGTGLIKRKVSGVKSVISKASGATADLYVEPGDKVHFGDLFLEVRATPGHTKGCVTYVTGDAPDQPQPRMAFTGDAVLIRGCGRTDFQGGSSEQLYKSIHTQICTLPKSTLIYPAHDYRGFTVSTVGEEMEHNPRLTKDEEKFKNIMANLNLSYPKMIDIAVPANMVCGIQTNP; translated from the exons ATGCTCCCAAATATGCTACGATTCTGCTTCACCACACTCTGCGCTTCCAAAGCCTCGCCTTTTCCTCTCTCTGTTTCCGTTTCTAAACCAATTCTCAAACCCAGATCGCAAATGGCTTCtttctcctcttcctcttcctccaaGCTATTGTTCCGCCAGCTCTTTGAGAAGGAATCTTCCACCTACACCTACCTTCTCGCGGATGCCTCGCACCCAGAAAGACCAGCCCTT TTGATTGACCCGGTTGATAGAACAGTAGATAGAGACGTGTTGCTTATTGAGCAACTGGGGTTGAAGCTTGTGTATGCCTTGAACACACATGTGCATGCGGATCATGTCACTGGGACTGGCCTTATCAAG AGAAAAGTATCCGGTGTAAAATCTGTTATTTCAAAAGCAAGTGGTGCAACGGCCGATCTTTATGTTGAGCCAGGTGATAAGGTCCATTTTGGTGATCTTTTTCTAGAG GTCCGTGCAACTCCTGGTCATACCAAAGGTTGTGTTACCTATGTTACTGGAGATGCACCTGATCAACCTCAACCAAGGATGGCATTCACTGGAGATGCCGTATTAATACGTGGATGTGGAAGGACAGATTTTCAG GGTGGGAGTTCAGAGCAGCTTTACAAATCAATCCATACACAG ATTTGTACATTGCCCAAGAGTACGTTAATTTATCCAGCTCATGACTACAGAGGATTCACT GTAAGCACTGTTGGAGAGGAAATGGAACACAATCCACGTCTAACAAAGGATGAG GAAAAGTTCAAGAACATCATGGCAA ATCTTAACCTGTCGTATCCTAAAATGATTGACATAGCTGTCCCAGCTAATATGGTTTGCGGAATCCAAACCAATCCATAA